The window CCTGACAACGTCAGCCTGCTCAAGGGCTGCTTGCTCGAGCCCACCTCAGTTGCAGTGCGTATTGCCGATAAGACCAACATCCGTGTTGGTGACCGTGTAGCCATCTGTGGCGGTGGCCCCATCGGTCAACTCGCTCTTCAAATGATGAAGATGAATGGTGCTACTTCTCTAACACTCATTGAGCCCATCGCAGAACGCCGTGAGATGGCTCTGCGTCACGGTGCAGATTTTGTCATCGACCCCATCACTGAGAACCAGGGTGAGCGCACCAAAGAGATCACCGGTGGTCGTGGATACGACATCGTCATTGACGCGTCCGGTTCTCCTCGTGCAGTCCAGGGTCTTCTGGACATTGCTGCCAAGGGCGGAACGGTTATCTACGGGGCTATGTATCCTCATGACTTCGAGATGCCCCTGAACCTTTCGGACTATCTCTACCTTAAGGAGCTCACCCTCACAGGTGTCTTCATCTCTCCTTACACTTTCCCTCGTGCTCTGCAGATTCTTCCTCACCTGAATCTTGATGAGCTCACACAGTCTGTTATCGATCTGGAAAATGCTGCGGATGCGTTCGAAGTCCACATCAGCGGCAAGTTTCCCAAGGTTGTTATCCGGTGTAATGATCTCGACGACAACGGAGGTAACTCATGAATGCGGTAACTACCTCCGAAAAGATGGAAGCACCTTACGCAATTGAGGCGCACAACATTTTCAAACACTTTGACGGCGTGCACGCCCTGAGTGGGGTCAATCTATCGGTCAAGACCGGTGAAATCCACGCACTCTTGGGCGAAAACGGTGCGGGTAAGTCCACATTGGTCAAGGTCATCACCGGTATTTATGCCCCAGATTCTGGTGAAATCCGACGCAATGGTGACCCTGTTGAATTCAGTAGTGTTCGCATGGCTAATGCGGCAGGAATTGTGGCTCTCTACCAGGAGCTCTCCATCATCCCCTCAATTAGCGTTGCCGAAAATATCTTGTTGGGCGAGCAAACCCCCAGCAAGGCAGGCTTCGTCCAATGGTCCGCACTTCGAAAGAGAGCACAGGAGCAACTTGACCGCCTGAACCAAAAGATTCCCCTCAACAAGCTCGCTGGGGAGCTCTCTCCGGTGCAGCAGACGATGGTCGCCTTTGCTCGCGCGCTGGCAACTGATGCTCGTGTGCTCATTTTGGATGAGCCCACCGCATCGTTGACGGACACCGAAATCAGAGATCTCTTTGCCGTGCTCCGCAAGTTGCGCGACCAGGGTGTGGCCATTATTTATGTCTCACACCGCCTGGAAGAAGTCTTCGAGCTGTGTGACCGCCTCACCATCATGCGTAACGGCGAGACAATCATTTCGAAAAACGTTTCTGACTCCAACATTGACGAAGTCATCTCCACCATGGTGGGTCGTGACGCGGGCGAGCTGTACCCTGAACGCGGCACGGCAACAACAGAAATTGCGCTCACTGTTGAGGGTGTCAATGGTCGGCGAGTCAAAGACATCAGCTTTTCTGCCCACAAGGGTGAAGTTCTCGGAATTGGCGGTCTTGCCGGATCAGGTCGTAGCGAGTTGCTCCGCATCCTTGCTGGCGCGCAAAAGCACACGTCCGGAGTCGTCACAATTGGTGATGTTGAACTTCCCGGCTCACCTGGAGTGAACCGTGCACTCGATGCTGGAATCGCGTTGGTACCAGAAGAACGCCGCAGTCAGGGCGTGATTTTGAGCGCATCCATTCGTGACAACATTGCGCTTGCCAATATCCCTGCCGTGAGCTCGTTAGGCCTCGTTTCGGGAAACAAGATCACCTCTCTAACCGAGAACGGGATCAAAAACCTGCAGATCAAGGCACGCAATCAACGTCAAACAGTTGGCCAGCTGTCGGGCGGAAACCAACAAAAGGTCGTTCTGGCCAAGATGTTGGCCCGGAAGCCCAAGGTTCTGCTGATGGATGAGCCCACCCGAGGTATTGATGTGGGAACAAAGGCAGAAATCTATCGCCTTATCCGCGAGCTTGCTGCCGGTGGCACAACCATCATCGCAGTGAGTTCAGAGTTACCTGAACTCATCGGGATGAGCGACCGAATTCTCATCATGCACGAAGGCCATATTTCAGGCGAGGTCCAAGCTGACATCGCGAACGACGAACTTCTTCTGTCCTACTGCT of the Aurantimicrobium photophilum genome contains:
- a CDS encoding sugar ABC transporter ATP-binding protein; its protein translation is MNAVTTSEKMEAPYAIEAHNIFKHFDGVHALSGVNLSVKTGEIHALLGENGAGKSTLVKVITGIYAPDSGEIRRNGDPVEFSSVRMANAAGIVALYQELSIIPSISVAENILLGEQTPSKAGFVQWSALRKRAQEQLDRLNQKIPLNKLAGELSPVQQTMVAFARALATDARVLILDEPTASLTDTEIRDLFAVLRKLRDQGVAIIYVSHRLEEVFELCDRLTIMRNGETIISKNVSDSNIDEVISTMVGRDAGELYPERGTATTEIALTVEGVNGRRVKDISFSAHKGEVLGIGGLAGSGRSELLRILAGAQKHTSGVVTIGDVELPGSPGVNRALDAGIALVPEERRSQGVILSASIRDNIALANIPAVSSLGLVSGNKITSLTENGIKNLQIKARNQRQTVGQLSGGNQQKVVLAKMLARKPKVLLMDEPTRGIDVGTKAEIYRLIRELAAGGTTIIAVSSELPELIGMSDRILIMHEGHISGEVQADIANDELLLSYCYGKATK
- a CDS encoding alcohol dehydrogenase catalytic domain-containing protein, which translates into the protein MKTVAVTKIGSLRDTNEETRGVIGVVDFPEQPLGPEDVRVRVAYAAICGSDPHLAEGFFGTDVPIGLGHEISGVIEALGERATRTGLKVGDRVAGNFLRFCGTCGPCRDGQQQFCEFIQDYNRPGMAETVTWHESQVYKLPDNVSLLKGCLLEPTSVAVRIADKTNIRVGDRVAICGGGPIGQLALQMMKMNGATSLTLIEPIAERREMALRHGADFVIDPITENQGERTKEITGGRGYDIVIDASGSPRAVQGLLDIAAKGGTVIYGAMYPHDFEMPLNLSDYLYLKELTLTGVFISPYTFPRALQILPHLNLDELTQSVIDLENAADAFEVHISGKFPKVVIRCNDLDDNGGNS